From Struthio camelus isolate bStrCam1 chromosome 7, bStrCam1.hap1, whole genome shotgun sequence, a single genomic window includes:
- the HOGA1 gene encoding 4-hydroxy-2-oxoglutarate aldolase, mitochondrial isoform X1 — translation MALCTRLALPLRPVLRRGLSTLPGPGPVLDLAGIFPPLTTPFSPVAEVDYAQLESNLGRYADVPFRGFVVQGSSGEYPYLAPRERLAVVSRVRRALPRDRLLLAGSGCESTQATIEMTVGMAEAGADAALVVTPCYYRGAMTGAALVQHYTEVAEASPVPVVLYSVPANTGLDLPLEAVVALAQHPNIVGLKDSGGDITRLGLIVHKTRQEDFQVLVGSAGFLLAGYAVGASGGICALANVLGAPLCQLERLCREGRWQEARDLQHRLIEPNAAVTCRFGIPGLKKAMEWFGYYGGPCRAPLAPLSPTQVEELRKTFTTNGWL, via the exons ATGGCGCTCTGCACCCGCCTCGCCTTGCCGCTCCGGCCCGTCCTGCGCCGGGGGCTCAGCaccctgccggggccggggcccgtgCTGGACCTGGCGGGCATCTTCCCGCCGCTGACCACCCCCTTCTCGCCCGTGGCGGAGGTGGATTACGCCCAGCTGGAGAGCAACCTGGGCCGCTACGCCGACGTCCCCTTCCGAG GGTTCGTGGTGCAGGGCTCCAGCGGCGAGTACCCCTACCTGGCGCCCCGCGAGCGGCTGGCGGTGGTGAGCCGGGTGCGCCGCGCGCTGCCCCGGGACCGCCTGCTGCTGGCCGGCTCGGGCTGCGAAT CCACGCAGGCCACCATCGAGATGACCGTCGGCATGGCGGAGGCGGGGGCCGACGCCGCGCTGGTCGTGACGCCCTGCTACTACCGGGGGGCCATGACCGGCGCCGCCTTGGTGCAGCACTACACGGAG GTGGCCGAGGCGTCCCCCGTGCCCGTGGTGCTCTACAGCGTCCCCGCCAACACCGGCCTGGACCTGCCGCTGGAGGCCGTGGTCGCCCTGGCGCAGCACCCCAACATCGTCGGGCTCAAGGACAGCGGCGGGGAC ATCACCCGCCTGGGGCTGATCGTCCACAAGACGCGGCAGGAGGATTTCCAGGTGCTGGTGGGATCGGCTGGCTTCCTGCTGGCCGGCTACGCCGTGG GTGCCTCTGGGGGCATCTGCGCCCTGGCCAACGTGCTGGGGGCCCCGCTGTGCCAGCTGGAGCGGCTGTGCCGCGaggggcgctggcaggaggcccgCGACCTGCAGCACCGGCTCATCGAGCCCAACGCGGCG GTCACCTGCCGGTTTGGGATCCCAGGGCTGAAGAAGGCCATGGAGTGGTTCGGATACTACGGGGGCCCCTGCCGCGCGCCCCTGGCCCCGCTGAGCCCGACccaggtggaggagctgaggaagaccTTCACCACCAACGGCTGGCTGTGA
- the HOGA1 gene encoding 4-hydroxy-2-oxoglutarate aldolase, mitochondrial isoform X2: protein MALCTRLALPLRPVLRRGLSTLPGPGPVLDLAGIFPPLTTPFSPVAEVDYAQLESNLGRYADVPFRATQATIEMTVGMAEAGADAALVVTPCYYRGAMTGAALVQHYTEVAEASPVPVVLYSVPANTGLDLPLEAVVALAQHPNIVGLKDSGGDITRLGLIVHKTRQEDFQVLVGSAGFLLAGYAVGASGGICALANVLGAPLCQLERLCREGRWQEARDLQHRLIEPNAAVTCRFGIPGLKKAMEWFGYYGGPCRAPLAPLSPTQVEELRKTFTTNGWL, encoded by the exons ATGGCGCTCTGCACCCGCCTCGCCTTGCCGCTCCGGCCCGTCCTGCGCCGGGGGCTCAGCaccctgccggggccggggcccgtgCTGGACCTGGCGGGCATCTTCCCGCCGCTGACCACCCCCTTCTCGCCCGTGGCGGAGGTGGATTACGCCCAGCTGGAGAGCAACCTGGGCCGCTACGCCGACGTCCCCTTCCGAG CCACGCAGGCCACCATCGAGATGACCGTCGGCATGGCGGAGGCGGGGGCCGACGCCGCGCTGGTCGTGACGCCCTGCTACTACCGGGGGGCCATGACCGGCGCCGCCTTGGTGCAGCACTACACGGAG GTGGCCGAGGCGTCCCCCGTGCCCGTGGTGCTCTACAGCGTCCCCGCCAACACCGGCCTGGACCTGCCGCTGGAGGCCGTGGTCGCCCTGGCGCAGCACCCCAACATCGTCGGGCTCAAGGACAGCGGCGGGGAC ATCACCCGCCTGGGGCTGATCGTCCACAAGACGCGGCAGGAGGATTTCCAGGTGCTGGTGGGATCGGCTGGCTTCCTGCTGGCCGGCTACGCCGTGG GTGCCTCTGGGGGCATCTGCGCCCTGGCCAACGTGCTGGGGGCCCCGCTGTGCCAGCTGGAGCGGCTGTGCCGCGaggggcgctggcaggaggcccgCGACCTGCAGCACCGGCTCATCGAGCCCAACGCGGCG GTCACCTGCCGGTTTGGGATCCCAGGGCTGAAGAAGGCCATGGAGTGGTTCGGATACTACGGGGGCCCCTGCCGCGCGCCCCTGGCCCCGCTGAGCCCGACccaggtggaggagctgaggaagaccTTCACCACCAACGGCTGGCTGTGA
- the UBTD1 gene encoding ubiquitin domain-containing protein 1 isoform X2, protein MGGCVGRQRRERPAAGNPRKRAGRNEPLKKERPKWKSDYPMTDGQLRSKRDEFWDTAPAFEGRKEIWDALKAAAYAVEANDHSLAQAILDGASITLPHGSLTECYDELGNRYQLPVYCLAPPVNLILERSDEESAEPAEPLPNARREFALKVRLSTGKDLRLNASMGDTIGQLKKQLQAQEGIDLAWQRWFFSGKLLTDRTRLQETKIQKDFVVQVIVNQPLPPRN, encoded by the exons GCCGCAATGAGCCCCTGAAGAAGGAGCGTCCCAAGTGGAAGAGCGACTACCCCATGACGGACGGGCAGCTGCGCAGCAAGCGGGACGAGTTCTGGGACACGGCGCCCGCCTTCGAGGGCCGCAAGGAGATCTGGGACGCCCTGAAGGCGGCTGCCTACGCCGTGGAGGCCAACGACCACAGCTTGGCCCAGGCCATCCTCGACGGAGCCAGCATCACCCTGCCCCACG GGTCCCTGACCGAGTGCTACGACGAGCTGGGCAACCGGTACCAGCTGCCCGTGTACTGCCTGGCGCCGCCCGTCAACCTCATCCTGGAGCGGAGCGACGAGGAgagcgccgagcccgccgagcccctgCCCAACGCCCGGCGGGAGTTCGCCCTCAAGGTGCGCCTCTCCACGGGCAAGGACCTGCGGCTCAACGCCAGCATGGGCGACACCATCGGGCAGCTGAAGAAGCAGCTGCAGGCGCAGGAGGGCATCGACTTGGCCTGGCAGCGCTGGTTCTTCTCGGGGAAGCTGCTCACCGACCGCACGCGGCTGCAGGAGACCAAGATCCAGAAGGATTTTGTCGTGCAAGTGATCGTGAACCAGCCCCTGCCGCCCAGGAACTGA
- the ANKRD2 gene encoding ankyrin repeat domain-containing protein 2: protein MEPDMQWATELIDQKLAEEEERLRGEGPREPPAVERMNTPELEAEKRRGPRNWGVEAVKGRERVRKSSVDLRREIIDVGSIQHLIELRKQRRKRREERAATPEPPPAPEPLEIDGPVEPEMFLRAAVQGKIRVIEKFLADGGSVDTCDEFHRTALHRSSLEGHMDILQKLLDSGATVDFRDRLDCTAVHWACRGGHLDVVKLLQDHGADLNLKDKLLSTPLHVATRTGHPDIVEHLIHCGVHINSPDREGDTALHDAARLSRYKIVKMLILHGADMTAKNLDGKTPMDLVQQWQVDTRQALETKERPQGETEVPA from the exons ATGGAGCCGGACATGCAATGGGCCACGGAGCTCATCGACCAGAAgctggcggaggaggaggag AGACTCAGAGGCGAGGgcccccgggagccgccggccgtgGAGCGGATGAACACGCCGGAGCTGGAAGCGGAGAAGCGCCGCGGCCCCAGGAACTGGGGCGTCGAGGCTGTCAAG ggccgGGAGCGGGTGCGGAAGAGTTCGGTGGACCTGCGGAGAGAGATCATCGACGTGGGGAGCATCCAGCACCTCATCGAGCTGCGCAAGCAGCGCCGCAAGCGCCGGGAGGAGAGAGCAGCCACCCCCGAGCCCCCGCCGGCGCCTGAGCCCCTGGAGATC GATGGCCCCGTGGAGCCGGAGATGTTCCTGCGAGCTGCTGTCCAGGGCAAGATCCGCGTCATCGAGAAGTTTTTGGCAGATGGAGGCTCCGTGGACACGTGTGACGAG TTCCACCGCACGGCCCTGCACCGCTCCTCGCTGGAGGGACACATGGACATCCTGCAGAAACTGCTGGACAGCGGGGCCACCGTCGACTTCAGGGACCGG CTGGACTGCACCGCCGTGCACTGGGCCTGCCGGGGGGGCCACCTGGACGTGGTGAAGCTGCTGCAGGACCACGGCGCAGACCTCAACCTGAAGGATAAG CTGCTGAGCACCCCCCTCCACGTGGCCACCCGCACTGGCCACCCCGACATCGTGGAGCACCTCATCCACTGTGGGGTGCACATCAACTCCCCAGACAGG gaagGCGACACTGCTCTGCACGACGCCGCGCGGCTCAGCCGCTACAAGATCGTCAAAATGCTGATCCTGCACGGGGCTGACATGACGGCCAAGAACCTG GACGGCAAGACCCCGATGGACCTGGTGCAGCAGTGGCAGGTAGACACGCGCCAGGCGCTGGAGACCAAGGAGCGGCCGCAGGGGGAGACGGAGGTCCCCGCGTga
- the MORN4 gene encoding MORN repeat-containing protein 4: MTLTKGSFTYSNGEEYRGEWKEGRRHGVGQLTFADGTTYVGHFENGLFHGCGVLTFSDGSRYEGEFVQGKFNGVGVFTRYDNMTFEGEFKGGRVYGFGLLTFPDGSHGVPRNEGFFENNKLLRREKCQAVIQRAQSASKSAHNLTA; encoded by the exons ATGACCCTCACCAAAGGCTCCTTCACCTACTCCAACGGGGAGGAGTACCGCGGAGAGTGGAAGGAAG GTCGCAGGCACGGCGTGGGCCAGCTGACATTTGCAGATGGCACCACTTATGTGGGGCACTTTGAGAACGGGCTCTTCCATGGCTGTGGCGTGCTCACCTTCTCTGACGGCTCCAG GTACGAGGGGGAGTTTGTGCAGGGCAAGTTCAACGGCGTCGGCGTCTTCACCCGCTACGACAACATGACCTTTGAGGGCGAGTTCAAAGGCGGGCGCGTGTACGGCTTCG gtcTCCTGACGTTCCCCGACGGCTCCCACGGGGTCCCCCGCAACGAGGGCTTCTTTGAGAACAACAAGCTGCTGCGGCGGGAGAAGTGCCAGGCTGTGATCCAGAGGGCCCAGAGCGCCTCCAAGTCCGCGCACAACCTCACGGCGTga